The following coding sequences lie in one Streptomyces venezuelae genomic window:
- a CDS encoding M16 family metallopeptidase encodes MTSRSTTTTARTSSEARAVARTQTLIKGENGIGTVRRTTLPGGLRVVTETLPSVRSATFGIWANVGSRDETPSLNGATHYLEHLLFKGTKKRSALDISAALDAVGGEMNAFTAKEYTCYYARVLDTDLPLAIDVVCDMLTGSLILQEDVDAERGVILEEIAMTEDDPGDCVHDLFAHTMLGDTPLGRPVLGTVDTINALDAGRIRRFYKKHYDPTHLVVAAAGNVDHNKVVRQVRAAFEKAGALRDTDATPMIPRQGSRTLRTAGRVEVVNRKTEQAHVILGMPGLARTDDRRWALGVLNTALGGGMSSRLFQEVREKRGLAYSVYSYTSGFADTGLFGVYAGCRPSQVHDVLKICRDELDQVAEHGLTDDEIGRAIGQLSGSTVLGLEDTGALMNRIGKSELCWGEHMSVDDMLARISAVTPDEVREVARDVLGHRPSLSAIGPLKDKQAARLHEAVA; translated from the coding sequence GTGACGTCGCGTAGCACCACGACGACGGCCCGCACCTCCTCGGAGGCGCGGGCCGTCGCCCGTACCCAAACCCTCATCAAGGGCGAGAACGGCATCGGCACCGTCCGCAGGACGACCCTCCCCGGCGGCCTGCGCGTCGTCACGGAGACCCTGCCGTCCGTGCGCTCGGCCACCTTCGGCATCTGGGCCAACGTCGGCTCCCGCGACGAGACCCCCTCCCTGAACGGCGCCACGCACTACCTGGAGCACCTCCTCTTCAAGGGCACCAAGAAGCGCAGTGCCCTCGACATCTCCGCCGCGCTCGACGCGGTCGGCGGCGAGATGAACGCCTTCACGGCGAAGGAGTACACGTGCTACTACGCGCGCGTGCTCGACACGGACCTGCCCCTCGCCATCGACGTCGTCTGCGACATGCTGACGGGCTCCCTCATCCTCCAGGAGGACGTCGACGCCGAGCGGGGCGTCATCCTCGAAGAGATCGCGATGACCGAGGACGACCCGGGCGACTGCGTGCACGACCTGTTCGCGCACACGATGCTCGGCGACACGCCCCTCGGCCGCCCGGTCCTCGGCACGGTCGACACGATCAACGCCCTCGACGCGGGCCGCATCCGCCGCTTCTACAAGAAGCACTACGACCCGACGCACCTCGTGGTCGCGGCCGCCGGCAACGTGGACCACAACAAGGTCGTACGCCAGGTCCGTGCCGCCTTCGAGAAGGCCGGCGCGCTCCGCGACACCGACGCGACCCCGATGATCCCGCGCCAGGGCTCCCGCACCCTGCGCACCGCCGGCCGCGTCGAGGTCGTCAACCGCAAGACCGAGCAGGCCCACGTCATCCTCGGCATGCCGGGCCTGGCCCGCACCGACGACCGCCGCTGGGCCCTGGGCGTCCTGAACACGGCCCTCGGCGGCGGCATGTCGTCCCGCCTCTTCCAGGAGGTACGGGAGAAGCGCGGCCTGGCCTACAGCGTGTACTCGTACACGTCGGGCTTCGCCGACACCGGCCTCTTCGGCGTGTACGCGGGCTGCCGCCCCAGCCAGGTGCACGACGTCCTGAAGATCTGCCGCGACGAGCTCGACCAGGTCGCCGAGCACGGTCTGACGGACGACGAGATCGGCCGCGCCATCGGCCAGCTGTCCGGCTCCACCGTCCTCGGCCTCGAGGACACCGGCGCCCTGATGAACCGCATCGGCAAGAGCGAGCTCTGCTGGGGCGAGCACATGTCGGTCGACGACATGCTGGCCAGGATCTCCGCGGTCACCCCCGACGAGGTGCGCGAAGTGGCCCGCGACGTACTCGGCCACCGCCCGTCCCTGTCGGCCATCGGCCCGCTCAAGGACAAGCAGGCGGCCCGCCTCCACGAAGCGGTCGCCTAG
- the dapB gene encoding 4-hydroxy-tetrahydrodipicolinate reductase: MSKLRVAVIGAKGRIGSEAVKAVEAAEDMELVAALGRGDKLESLTEAGAQVAVELTNPDSVMDNLDFCVRHGIHAVVGTTGWTDERLARLRTSLAASPETGVLIAPNFSIGAVLTMKFAQIAAPYFESVEVVELHHPNKADAPSGTATRTAQLIAEARREAGSAPQPDATTTALDGARGADVDGVPVHSVRLRGLLAHQEVLLGGEGETLTVRHDSLHHSSFMPGILLGARRVVSTPGLTFGLEHLLDLG, translated from the coding sequence ATGAGCAAGCTGCGCGTGGCGGTCATCGGCGCCAAGGGCCGTATCGGCTCCGAGGCCGTGAAGGCCGTCGAGGCCGCCGAGGACATGGAGCTGGTCGCCGCCCTCGGCCGGGGCGACAAGCTGGAGTCGCTGACCGAGGCGGGCGCCCAGGTCGCGGTCGAGCTGACCAACCCCGACTCGGTGATGGACAACCTCGACTTCTGCGTACGGCACGGCATCCACGCTGTCGTCGGTACGACGGGCTGGACCGACGAGCGTCTCGCGCGGCTGCGCACGTCGCTGGCCGCGTCCCCGGAGACGGGCGTGCTCATCGCCCCGAACTTCTCCATCGGCGCGGTCCTGACCATGAAGTTCGCGCAGATCGCGGCGCCGTACTTCGAGTCCGTCGAGGTCGTCGAGCTGCACCACCCGAACAAGGCGGACGCCCCCAGCGGCACCGCCACGCGTACCGCCCAGCTCATCGCCGAGGCCCGCAGGGAGGCGGGCAGCGCCCCGCAGCCCGACGCCACGACGACGGCCCTGGACGGCGCCCGCGGCGCGGACGTCGACGGCGTGCCGGTGCACTCCGTGCGCCTGCGCGGCCTCCTCGCCCACCAGGAGGTCCTGCTGGGCGGCGAGGGCGAGACCCTGACGGTGCGCCACGACTCGCTGCACCACAGCAGCTTCATGCCGGGCATCCTGCTCGGCGCGCGCCGCGTGGTGAGCACTCCGGGCCTCACGTTCGGCCTGGAACACCTCCTGGACCTCGGCTGA
- a CDS encoding PH domain-containing protein — MPLPFLTADRAFEDVAHDAALPFDDRDHWRRPYRPGPWRVGAGAVLLLLASFVLFAAVIIAFADSLAGAAICAALAVLIIVSALRLLRMGTWVSAHGLRRVGFLTTQTLAWEQISAVRTAQQPVRWLGLPRTVQGQALVLVRRDQQSTGPQQLLLTDRNADFLARHEAFNRAADSIEVWADEYRPTA; from the coding sequence GTGCCCCTGCCCTTCCTGACCGCGGACCGCGCATTCGAAGACGTGGCGCACGACGCGGCGCTGCCCTTCGACGACCGCGATCACTGGCGCCGGCCCTACCGGCCGGGCCCCTGGCGTGTGGGCGCGGGCGCGGTCCTGCTGCTGCTCGCCTCGTTCGTCCTGTTCGCCGCGGTGATCATCGCGTTCGCGGACTCCCTGGCGGGTGCCGCCATCTGCGCGGCGCTCGCCGTCCTCATCATCGTGAGCGCACTGCGCCTGCTGCGCATGGGCACCTGGGTCAGCGCCCACGGGCTGCGCAGGGTCGGTTTCCTGACGACACAGACGCTCGCGTGGGAGCAGATCTCCGCCGTGCGGACCGCGCAGCAGCCGGTGCGCTGGCTGGGACTCCCCCGCACGGTCCAGGGCCAGGCACTTGTTCTCGTACGACGTGATCAGCAGTCGACCGGGCCGCAGCAGCTGCTCCTGACCGACCGCAACGCGGACTTCCTGGCGCGCCACGAGGCGTTCAACCGCGCGGCCGACTCCATCGAGGTGTGGGCCGACGAGTACCGGCCCACCGCCTGA
- the thyX gene encoding FAD-dependent thymidylate synthase, with amino-acid sequence MSETPTEDLKPSFRSEVTVELVKHAATDSDVLWAARVSTAGEQSLDELQKDPERSKGLINYLMRDRHGSPFEHNSMTFFISAPIFVFREFMRHRVGWSYNEESGRYRELQPVFYVPDASRKLVQEGRPGKYVFVEGTEAQQELTSRVMEDSYRQAYEAYQEMLAAGVAREVARAVLPVGLFSSMYATCNARSLMHFLGLRTQHELAKVPSFPQREIEMVGEKMEEQWAKLMPLTHAAFNKNGRVAP; translated from the coding sequence GTGAGCGAGACCCCCACCGAAGACCTCAAGCCCAGCTTCCGCAGCGAGGTCACCGTCGAGCTGGTGAAGCATGCCGCCACCGACTCCGACGTCCTGTGGGCCGCCCGCGTCTCCACGGCGGGCGAGCAGTCCCTCGACGAGCTCCAGAAGGACCCGGAGCGCTCCAAGGGCCTGATCAACTACCTGATGCGGGACCGCCACGGCAGCCCCTTCGAGCACAACTCGATGACCTTCTTCATCAGTGCCCCCATCTTCGTCTTCCGCGAGTTCATGCGGCACCGCGTCGGCTGGTCGTACAACGAGGAATCGGGTCGGTACAGGGAGCTGCAGCCCGTCTTCTACGTCCCCGACGCCTCCCGCAAGCTCGTCCAGGAGGGCCGCCCCGGGAAGTACGTCTTCGTGGAGGGCACCGAGGCCCAGCAGGAGCTGACGAGCCGCGTCATGGAGGACTCGTACCGCCAGGCGTACGAGGCGTACCAGGAGATGCTCGCCGCCGGTGTCGCCCGCGAGGTCGCCCGCGCGGTGCTCCCGGTCGGCCTCTTCTCGTCGATGTACGCGACGTGCAACGCGCGTTCGCTGATGCACTTCCTCGGCCTGCGCACGCAGCACGAGCTCGCCAAGGTCCCGTCCTTCCCGCAGCGGGAGATCGAGATGGTCGGCGAGAAGATGGAGGAGCAGTGGGCCAAGCTCATGCCCCTCACCCACGCGGCCTTCAACAAAAACGGACGTGTGGCGCCCTAA
- the dapA gene encoding 4-hydroxy-tetrahydrodipicolinate synthase produces the protein MAPTSTPQTPFGRVLTAMVTPFTADGALDLDGAQQLAAHLVDAGNDGLVINGTTGESPTVSDAEKNDLVRAVLDAVGDRAHIVAGVGTNDTRHSLELARAAEQAGAHGLLTVTPYYNKPPQEGLFRHFTAIADSTDLPVMLYDIPGRSGVPINTETLVRLAEHPRIVANKDAKGDLGRASWAIARSDLAWYSGDDMLNLPLLSVGAVGFVSVVGHVVTPELRAMLEAHLTGDVQKATEIHQKLLPVFTGMFRTQGVITTKAALALQGRPAGPLRLPMVELSPDETAQLKIDLAAGGVQL, from the coding sequence ATGGCTCCGACCTCCACTCCGCAGACCCCCTTCGGGAGGGTCCTCACCGCCATGGTCACGCCCTTTACGGCGGACGGCGCACTTGACCTCGACGGCGCGCAGCAGCTCGCCGCCCACCTGGTGGACGCAGGCAATGACGGCCTGGTCATCAACGGCACCACCGGTGAGTCCCCGACCGTCAGTGACGCGGAGAAAAACGATCTCGTACGAGCCGTACTGGACGCTGTCGGAGACCGCGCCCACATCGTCGCGGGCGTCGGCACGAACGACACCCGGCACAGTCTCGAGCTCGCCCGCGCCGCCGAGCAGGCAGGCGCCCACGGCCTCCTGACCGTCACGCCGTACTACAACAAGCCCCCGCAAGAGGGCCTGTTCCGGCACTTCACCGCCATCGCCGACAGCACCGACCTGCCCGTCATGCTGTACGACATCCCGGGCCGCAGCGGCGTTCCGATCAACACGGAAACCCTCGTCCGGCTCGCCGAGCACCCCCGGATCGTCGCCAACAAGGACGCCAAGGGCGACCTCGGCCGCGCCAGCTGGGCCATCGCCCGCTCGGACCTGGCCTGGTACTCCGGCGACGACATGCTGAACCTCCCGCTCCTGTCCGTCGGCGCCGTCGGCTTCGTCTCCGTCGTCGGCCACGTCGTCACCCCCGAGCTGCGCGCCATGCTCGAGGCCCACCTCACCGGTGACGTACAGAAGGCCACGGAGATCCACCAGAAGCTGCTCCCCGTCTTCACCGGCATGTTCCGCACCCAGGGCGTGATCACGACGAAGGCGGCGCTCGCCCTCCAGGGGCGCCCCGCGGGCCCGCTCCGTCTCCCGATGGTGGAACTGTCACCCGACGAGACGGCCCAGCTCAAGATCGATCTCGCGGCCGGCGGGGTACAGCTGTAA
- a CDS encoding ribonuclease J: MSHPHPELGAPPKLPKGGLRVTPLGGLGEIGRNMTVFEYNGRLLIVDCGVLFPEEEQPGIDLILPDFSSIRDRLDDIEGIVLTHGHEDHIGGVPYLLREKPDIPLIGSKLTLALIEAKLQEHRIRPYTLEVVEGDREHLGPFDCEFVAVNHSIPDALAVAIRTPAGMVVATGDFKMDQLPMDGRLTDLHAFARLSEEGIDLLLSDSTNAEVPGFVPPERDISNVIRGVFAGAQKRIIVASFASHVHRIQQILDAAHEYGRRVAFVGRSMVRNMGIARDLGYLRVPPGLVVDVKTLDDLPDNEVVLVCTGSQGEPMAALSRMANRDHQIRIVQGDTVILASSLIPGNENAVYRVINGLTRWGANVVHKGNAKVHVSGHASAGELLYFYNICKPKNLMPVHGEWRHLRANAELGALTGVPHDRIVIAEDGVVVDLVEGKAKIVGKVQAGYVYVDGLSVGDVGEPALKDRKILGDEGIISVFVVVDSSTGKITSGPTIQARGSGIEDSAFNAVMPKIHEVLGKSAQDGVVEPHQLQQLIRRTLGKWVSDNYRRRPMILPVVVEV; encoded by the coding sequence TTGAGTCATCCGCATCCTGAACTCGGTGCTCCGCCGAAGCTCCCGAAGGGCGGCCTGCGCGTCACGCCGCTCGGCGGCCTCGGCGAGATCGGCCGCAACATGACCGTCTTCGAGTACAACGGTCGCCTGCTGATCGTCGACTGCGGAGTGCTCTTCCCCGAGGAGGAGCAGCCCGGAATCGACCTGATCCTGCCGGACTTCTCGTCCATCAGGGACCGCCTCGACGACATCGAGGGAATCGTGCTCACGCACGGGCACGAGGACCACATCGGTGGTGTCCCGTACCTCCTGCGCGAGAAGCCGGACATCCCGCTGATCGGCTCTAAGCTGACCCTCGCACTGATCGAGGCGAAGCTCCAGGAGCACCGCATCCGTCCGTACACGCTCGAGGTCGTCGAGGGCGACCGCGAGCACCTCGGCCCGTTCGACTGCGAGTTCGTCGCCGTCAACCACTCCATCCCGGACGCCCTGGCCGTCGCCATCCGCACCCCCGCGGGCATGGTCGTCGCCACCGGCGACTTCAAGATGGACCAGCTCCCTATGGACGGGCGCCTCACGGACCTGCACGCGTTCGCACGGCTGAGCGAGGAAGGCATCGACCTCCTCCTCTCCGACTCGACGAACGCCGAGGTCCCGGGCTTTGTGCCGCCCGAGCGCGACATCTCGAACGTGATCCGCGGTGTCTTCGCCGGCGCCCAGAAGCGCATCATCGTGGCGAGCTTCGCCAGCCATGTGCACCGCATCCAGCAGATCCTGGACGCCGCCCACGAGTACGGCCGCCGGGTCGCCTTCGTCGGCCGCTCGATGGTCCGCAACATGGGCATCGCCCGCGACCTGGGCTACCTGCGTGTTCCGCCGGGCCTGGTCGTCGACGTCAAGACGCTCGACGACCTTCCCGACAACGAGGTCGTCCTCGTCTGCACGGGTTCCCAGGGCGAGCCCATGGCCGCGCTCTCCCGCATGGCCAACCGCGATCACCAGATCCGGATCGTCCAGGGCGACACGGTGATCCTGGCGTCGTCGCTCATCCCCGGCAACGAGAACGCGGTCTACCGCGTGATCAACGGCCTGACCCGCTGGGGAGCGAACGTCGTCCACAAGGGCAACGCCAAGGTGCACGTCTCCGGCCACGCGTCGGCCGGCGAGCTCCTGTACTTCTACAACATCTGCAAGCCCAAGAACCTGATGCCGGTCCACGGCGAATGGCGCCACCTGCGCGCCAACGCCGAACTCGGCGCCCTCACCGGCGTCCCGCACGACCGCATCGTGATCGCCGAGGACGGCGTCGTCGTCGACCTCGTCGAGGGCAAGGCGAAGATCGTCGGCAAGGTCCAGGCGGGTTACGTCTATGTGGACGGCCTCTCCGTGGGAGATGTCGGCGAGCCGGCACTGAAGGACCGCAAGATCCTCGGCGACGAGGGCATCATCTCGGTCTTCGTGGTCGTGGACTCCAGCACCGGCAAGATCACCAGCGGCCCGACCATCCAGGCACGCGGCTCCGGCATCGAGGACTCGGCGTTCAACGCCGTGATGCCGAAGATCCACGAAGTACTGGGGAAGTCGGCCCAGGACGGCGTCGTCGAACCCCACCAGCTGCAGCAGCTCATCCGCCGCACGCTGGGCAAATGGGTCTCGGACAACTACCGCCGCCGCCCGATGATCCTGCCCGTGGTCGTCGAGGTCTGA
- a CDS encoding DegT/DnrJ/EryC1/StrS family aminotransferase, with protein MLRAAGVGAGDEVVVPAYGNTEVAEAVTLTGAVPVFADIEPTTYCLDPDAVAAAVTPRTAAVVVVHRFGNQADVRRLRDVGQRHGLLVLEQGEAEGSGDALSRRRQHAAYLSGRLNGVVTPDGGAGHSYEQYVVRVPGNGRPDRDAFARAVRAKGVDCHVPVKTPVHRMPRFWRDVRLPETERAADETLALPVGASMTRRELQRVVSACNALGGLLQPAF; from the coding sequence ATGTTGCGCGCAGCCGGCGTCGGTGCCGGTGACGAAGTCGTCGTGCCTGCCTACGGCAACACCGAGGTGGCCGAAGCCGTGACCCTCACCGGAGCGGTGCCCGTCTTCGCGGACATAGAGCCCACCACGTACTGCCTCGACCCCGACGCCGTAGCCGCCGCGGTCACCCCGCGCACCGCTGCCGTCGTCGTCGTACACCGCTTCGGCAACCAGGCCGACGTACGGCGGCTGAGAGACGTAGGACAGCGCCACGGGCTGCTCGTCCTGGAGCAAGGCGAAGCCGAGGGATCGGGCGACGCGCTGTCGCGTCGACGGCAGCACGCCGCGTACCTCAGCGGGCGGCTCAACGGAGTCGTGACACCCGACGGCGGCGCAGGGCACAGCTACGAGCAGTACGTCGTGCGGGTGCCCGGGAACGGGCGGCCCGACCGGGACGCCTTCGCACGTGCCGTACGGGCCAAGGGCGTTGATTGTCATGTGCCGGTGAAGACGCCCGTGCACCGCATGCCGCGGTTCTGGAGGGACGTGCGGCTGCCCGAGACCGAGCGGGCCGCGGACGAGACGCTGGCGCTTCCCGTCGGGGCGTCCATGACGCGACGTGAACTCCAGCGCGTGGTGTCCGCGTGCAATGCGCTCGGCGGGCTGCTGCAGCCGGCCTTCTGA
- a CDS encoding alpha/beta hydrolase family esterase has protein sequence MPSQRGTHVRYARPLAVVALLLPLAACGSDDDNPSNRIPAKKSSPTESPRPGDQKVTLSWKGEKRVYTVHAPPGFSRAKSLPLVVAMHPYPGDGSAAAAISGLNAKADDKDFLVAYPDGLDKAFNAMICCGTEDDVGFIRTLTKRLASTWNADPDRVYATGISNGGDMTYKLAVELPGTFAAIAPVSGGFLGTDAEKASYKPKAPVSVITFLGGADPYFSAMDKGIKTWQKRLSCTVGNPEELHRTTVEKTEATCRDGSDVVVYRLPDMGHSWPKGAGGGMSDPTAGISATDLMWEFFGSHTRKAG, from the coding sequence ATGCCGAGCCAACGCGGTACGCATGTGCGGTACGCCCGTCCCCTGGCCGTCGTGGCCCTGCTCCTGCCCTTGGCGGCCTGCGGTTCCGACGACGACAATCCGTCGAACCGGATCCCCGCCAAGAAGTCGTCGCCGACGGAGAGCCCACGCCCGGGAGACCAGAAGGTCACGCTCTCCTGGAAAGGCGAGAAGCGTGTCTACACCGTGCACGCCCCACCCGGTTTCTCCCGCGCCAAGAGCCTCCCGCTCGTCGTCGCGATGCACCCGTATCCGGGAGACGGCAGTGCCGCGGCAGCCATCAGCGGCCTCAACGCGAAGGCGGACGACAAGGACTTCCTCGTCGCCTATCCGGACGGCCTCGACAAGGCGTTCAACGCGATGATCTGCTGCGGCACGGAGGACGACGTGGGATTCATCCGTACGCTCACGAAGCGGCTGGCCAGCACCTGGAACGCCGATCCGGACCGCGTCTACGCCACCGGCATCTCCAACGGCGGCGACATGACGTACAAGCTCGCCGTCGAACTCCCCGGCACTTTCGCGGCCATAGCTCCGGTGAGCGGCGGATTCCTCGGCACGGACGCCGAAAAGGCGTCCTACAAGCCGAAGGCCCCTGTCTCGGTGATCACGTTCCTCGGGGGCGCGGACCCATACTTCAGCGCGATGGACAAGGGCATCAAGACCTGGCAGAAACGCCTGTCCTGCACAGTGGGGAACCCCGAGGAACTGCACAGGACCACCGTCGAGAAGACCGAGGCCACGTGCCGCGACGGCTCGGACGTGGTCGTCTACCGGCTGCCGGACATGGGCCACTCCTGGCCGAAGGGCGCGGGCGGTGGAATGTCCGATCCGACGGCCGGCATCAGCGCGACCGACCTGATGTGGGAGTTCTTCGGGTCTCACACCAGGAAAGCCGGGTAA
- a CDS encoding SpoIIE family protein phosphatase, with amino-acid sequence MITARAAATFEPVGRSVATARSFVRDTLQGWGFSDVIDDAVVLTSELVTNAVVHAGTAADVECLRSEDAVRIEVSDRYPEREIPLQQSSVNMGSPDREGGRGLQLCAALATRWGVDYTPTHKQVWFQLDLPHRSVGTRTAGPSLPADLLPVADGRVRVAVIQIDRLGAISAWNEDAEELFGYVAEQVMGKPLNDLAAWPHTPGTSTGIAEALQLSRWEGSYGVRNAHGRVVPVYASHLRVRDADGEPSTVCLLVRDDERAVLQTPLRGAAPEPGSLSEPHAADPFEVFIGSPAPDDLDGLLQRTVERARDMLDGDAAFLLLATDDETELEVRASTGLPSARQRFARVQVESAPGRYGSARMPAVHEDLTVVPGAVPLLSGTGMRSVVTVPLKVEGRLTGSLGVAAEASGRYSNEEALRLQFAADRIALAVESARLGELERLRRGSLSFLVEASDLLAGTLDRDQTLALMAQMTVPTLATWCAVYTIADQSAEPYLSYVLHEDEERIDGLKALLSKIAPPDPVPTPGARVWAAPSEAAHQAALRTSMRSLGLGETPGLGSGIGTTLSTASAVGGETVVLPLVARNRVIGMLTLGKPADEHFRQEILELAEDLSRRAALALDNARLYSERMAISQSLQRSLLPPGLPQVPGVEVDVIYRAAGEGNEVGGDFYDLFPIRDGAYGFAIGDVCGTGPEAAAVTGLARHALRLLAREGFGGPAVLERLNAAILDEGARSRFLTLLYGELWPQEDGSAVLKIVCAGHPLPLRLRQDGTVEPYAEPQPLLGVMDDLELYEQTATLDPGDVLLCVTDGVTERREGTRMLGDDGLADVLTTCTGLTAGAVAARIMRAVERFATDAPSDDMAILAMRVPGLQKD; translated from the coding sequence GCCGTCCGCATCGAGGTCTCCGACCGCTATCCGGAACGCGAGATCCCGCTCCAGCAGTCCTCCGTGAACATGGGCAGCCCCGACCGCGAGGGCGGCCGCGGCCTCCAGCTCTGCGCCGCGCTGGCCACCCGCTGGGGCGTCGACTACACCCCCACGCACAAACAGGTCTGGTTCCAGCTCGACCTGCCCCACCGCTCCGTCGGCACCCGCACCGCGGGCCCCTCGCTCCCGGCCGACCTGCTGCCCGTCGCCGACGGCCGAGTCCGCGTCGCCGTCATCCAGATCGACCGCCTGGGCGCCATCTCCGCCTGGAACGAGGACGCCGAGGAACTCTTCGGGTACGTGGCCGAGCAGGTCATGGGCAAGCCCCTCAACGACCTCGCGGCCTGGCCGCACACCCCGGGCACCAGCACCGGCATCGCCGAGGCCCTCCAGCTCTCCCGCTGGGAGGGCAGCTACGGCGTCCGCAACGCCCACGGCCGCGTGGTCCCCGTCTACGCCTCGCACCTGCGCGTGCGCGACGCCGACGGCGAACCCTCCACCGTCTGTCTCCTCGTACGCGACGACGAGCGTGCCGTCCTCCAGACCCCGCTGCGCGGCGCGGCCCCCGAGCCCGGCTCCCTCAGCGAGCCGCACGCCGCGGACCCCTTCGAGGTGTTCATCGGCTCGCCCGCCCCGGACGACCTCGACGGCCTGCTCCAGCGCACCGTGGAGCGCGCCCGCGACATGCTCGACGGCGACGCCGCGTTCCTGCTCCTGGCCACCGACGACGAGACCGAGCTGGAAGTACGCGCCTCCACGGGCCTCCCCTCGGCCCGCCAGCGCTTCGCCCGCGTCCAGGTCGAGTCGGCCCCCGGACGCTACGGCTCCGCCCGCATGCCGGCCGTCCACGAGGACCTCACGGTGGTGCCCGGCGCGGTCCCCCTGCTCTCTGGCACCGGCATGCGCTCCGTCGTCACGGTCCCGCTGAAGGTGGAGGGCCGCCTCACCGGTTCCCTGGGCGTCGCCGCCGAGGCGTCGGGGCGGTACTCGAACGAGGAGGCCCTGCGTCTCCAGTTCGCCGCCGACCGCATCGCCCTGGCCGTGGAGTCCGCCCGCCTCGGCGAGCTCGAAAGGCTCCGCCGCGGTTCGCTCTCCTTCCTCGTCGAGGCCTCCGACCTTCTTGCGGGCACCCTCGACCGCGACCAGACGCTGGCCCTCATGGCCCAGATGACGGTCCCCACACTCGCCACCTGGTGCGCGGTCTACACGATCGCCGACCAGTCCGCCGAGCCCTATCTTTCGTACGTCCTGCATGAGGACGAGGAGCGCATCGACGGCCTCAAGGCACTCCTCTCCAAGATCGCGCCGCCGGACCCGGTGCCCACCCCGGGCGCCCGCGTCTGGGCCGCCCCCTCCGAGGCCGCCCACCAGGCCGCCCTGCGCACGTCCATGCGCAGCCTGGGCCTGGGCGAGACCCCGGGTCTCGGCTCGGGCATCGGCACGACGCTCTCCACCGCTTCGGCGGTGGGCGGCGAGACCGTGGTCCTGCCGCTGGTCGCCCGCAACCGCGTCATCGGCATGCTCACGCTCGGCAAGCCCGCCGACGAACACTTCCGCCAAGAGATCCTGGAATTGGCCGAAGATCTCTCCCGCCGAGCGGCCCTCGCCCTCGACAACGCCCGCCTCTACTCGGAGCGCATGGCCATCAGCCAGTCCCTCCAGCGCAGCCTGCTGCCGCCGGGACTGCCGCAGGTGCCGGGCGTCGAGGTCGACGTCATCTACCGCGCGGCCGGCGAGGGCAACGAAGTCGGCGGTGACTTCTACGACCTCTTCCCGATCCGCGACGGTGCGTACGGCTTCGCGATCGGCGACGTCTGCGGCACGGGCCCGGAGGCCGCGGCCGTCACGGGCCTCGCCCGCCACGCGCTGCGCCTGCTCGCCCGAGAGGGCTTCGGCGGCCCGGCCGTCCTCGAACGCCTCAACGCCGCGATCCTCGACGAGGGTGCCCGCAGCCGCTTCCTGACGCTTCTGTACGGCGAGTTGTGGCCCCAGGAGGACGGCTCGGCGGTGCTGAAAATCGTCTGCGCCGGCCATCCGCTGCCGCTGCGCCTGCGCCAGGACGGCACGGTCGAGCCGTACGCGGAACCGCAGCCCCTGCTCGGCGTCATGGACGACTTGGAGCTGTACGAGCAGACGGCGACGCTCGACCCGGGCGATGTCCTGCTCTGCGTCACCGACGGGGTCACGGAACGCCGCGAGGGCACGCGGATGCTCGGCGACGACGGTCTGGCCGACGTCCTCACGACCTGCACGGGCCTGACGGCCGGCGCGGTCGCGGCCCGCATCATGCGCGCGGTGGAGCGTTTCGCGACGGACGCACCGTCGGACGACATGGCGATCCTCGCGATGCGGGTCCCCGGCCTGCAGAAGGACTGA